A single Numenius arquata chromosome 1, bNumArq3.hap1.1, whole genome shotgun sequence DNA region contains:
- the STX19 gene encoding syntaxin-19, whose translation MRDRLQELKLRAKEVQIAGENNGATVQEEEQEEFEQQAIIYEKEPITERHLHEIQKLQNEINNLVEEVHKFSQQQKSLLSSMRRFSVLKKESNIAREIKIQAEHVRKCLDELSKTVKKAENEHGPSCATVRILASQHAFLSYRYLNAMLSYNDAINAKQEKCRRFIVRQLEVAGKEVSEEEVNDMLQQGKWEIFNENLLTEVKITKAQLSEIEQRHKELVNLENQIKDLQELFIQISVLVEEQGEMINNIEICMNNTQEYTQVSKEKFGLAVKYRKRNPCKAICCWCCSCCK comes from the coding sequence ATGAGAGACCGCCTCCAAGAGCTTAAACTGAGAGCTAAGGAAGTACAGATAGCTGGAGAAAACAATGGTGCAACTGTacaagaggaggagcaggaggagtttGAACAGCAGGCCATTATTTATGAAAAAGAGCCCATAACTGAAAGGCACTTGCATGAAATCCAGAAGCTTCagaatgaaattaataatttgGTGGAGGAAGTTCATAAATTCagtcaacaacaaaaaagcctacTATCTTCAATGAGAAGATTCAGCGTTCTGAAAAAGGAATCTAACAtagcaagagaaataaaaatccaagCAGAGCACGTAAGAAAATGTTTGGATGAACTGTCAAAAACcgtgaaaaaagctgaaaatgaacaTGGGCCATCATGTGCCACAGTAAGAATTCTAGCTTCCCAGCATGCCTTCTTATCCTACCGTTACCTAAATGCTATGCTCTCATACAACGACGCTATAAATGCTAAGCAGGAGAAATGCAGAAGATTTATTGTCCGTCAGCTTGAAGTAGCTGGTAAAGAGGTATCTGAGGAAGAAGTCAATGACATGCTCCAACAAGGGAAATGGGAGATTTTCAATGAAAATCTACTCACTGAAGTCAAAATTACCAAAGCTCAGCTTTCGGAGATTGAACAGAGACACAAAGAACTAGTCAATCTGGAGAACCAGATCAAAGATTTACAGGAACTTTTTATCCAGATATCAGTTCTGGTGGAGGAGCAAGGGGAGATGATCAACAACATTGAAATCTGTATGAACAACACTCAAGAATACACTCAAGTATCCAAAGAAAAATTTGGGCTTGCAGTCAAGTATCGAAAAAGAAACCCTTGCAAAGCAATATGCTGTTGGTGTTGTTCATGCTGCAAATGA